Genomic window (Candidatus Methanomethylicota archaeon):
CAACACTGCTCTTATCATAAGAAGAATACCAGTACTTTCACTTAGTCCTCCCCCATAAAATATTATGAAATCTCTTTTTTTGTCCTCTCTATTTGTAGGGATATCCACAAATTTTGAAACATTTGGAACAACTATCACACGCTTCGCTCCTGAATAAAATTTTTTCCGCTCTTCCGAAGGAACAATTACACAATCAGCGATTCTGGTAAATACTTTATCAATCCATCTTAATAAGACATACAAAGCATAAGGAATCTCAGCTTTTACCATTTCTGGGTAAATTTCGTGGGCATCGTATATTATCTTGACGTTGTGTTTGAATAATTTTACTAAGATCCCGACAGGAACAGTATCGAAATCGTGGCAGTGAATCACCGAAACATTTTGCATTAAAACCTTTAAGAAAGCATATAGCCAAAACATAACTAAACCAATACTGAACTCAAAAAGATTTCTATGTCTTAACTTTACTTGGAAGAGTTCAAAGAAAATTCCTTCCTTTAATTCACTCGTAGGATGACTGCATTTCCGATCCCAAGCATAGACAGTTAAATTAAAGCCACGTTCAATAAGCGATTTTGCCTCTCTATAAACCCTTGGATCATGCTTTGATGCACTAGAAACTACCATAACAATTTTATTCACATTCATAACCTTCTTACATTTTTAAGATCTTTTACAACTTTAATAAGATTTAACACTCCTCTATCGAGTTCGATATTACCATAATAAAAAATTGTGAATTTGTTTTTATTTTCAAATGTCTTACGCATCAATCCTGGAGATTTTCGAGGAACATTCATTATAACTGTTATTCTTTCTTTATTAAATCCAAATTTTAAAAGATAATTTACGAAACCATCATTTACGACTATTATATGATCTGCATACCGCTTAGCTAGTGTTAAAGTAATTTTAATCCAGAAGGGACTCATTGGAAATTTTTCAAAAAATATAATTGGATGATCATGCATATCGTAAACAAGCTTGACATGTCTCCTTTTTAAAATTTTTATGAAAATGCCACATAACAGTGTATCAGCATCGTGGCAATGAATAAAACTAAAGTCTAATGTAAAGAAATTTATTATGCACCAGAAATAATAGAAGAGGAAACCTAAAATTGTTTTTGGATTATGACCATAACGAGCCTTAAACTTGAACCTTTTAACTGTTAAATTTTTAGAGTGTTCAAATTTTGAATAGTTTCCTTCTCTATCCCAAGCAAGAAATATAACATTGTATCCATTTTTAATTAACGATATGGCTTCTTTTAAGGGTCGCGGGTCATATGCAGCCGGATTGCTTAAGAGCATAAGGATATTCGCTTGATTAGAAATGTTTTTAGTTTTCATAATGAGAAAAACTCAAAAAACTTTTAATCTGGCAATTAAAAATAAGTTGTATTTTTTTATTTTGCACGTGCATCTAGAATATTTTATTTCCTGGTTTAAATGCTTATCAGACATGAAAAGCCTTTTTTCCAAATAGCAGACCACTCAATAAACCGAGTCCGAGAATGTTATGAAATATAAAGTATAATGGGGGTAGTGATAGGCCTATTAGTGTTTTTTCTCTGATCACTATTTTTATTGAGACTATTAACGCTGAAACCCAGTAAATAAGCATAGGCATGACTATAACAATATGAAACCCAAGGAAGAATGTATATAATAAAAAGAAAACATTATAGCCAAAGAAGACTACTGGAATAAACCAGTAGGTGGACGGATATCTCCAGTTAATTTTTCGATAACCCTTTCTTACAAGCAATCCCCTGGCTACAGCGTAGTTGTAAGTTTGTTTAATAAATGCTTTGAAGTTACGGCGTAAATGATAATAAGCTATTATTTCTGGGTTTGTATAAAGTTTATAACCTTTTAGTCTCAGTCTCCAGGATAGTTCATAGTCTTCACCAATTAAGAAGTCTTCATCGAATTTTCCATTTTCGACGACAATTTGTTTATCATAGAGTGCAAATGTTGCAGTGTCAGAAAAGTGTGGCTTTTTAGTATATCTGGCTGTATTTGCGCCGCTAAAGAATGAGGAATAAAGCAAAGATATCATTTTTGAAAAAATGTTTTCGTAAAGATATGTTAATTTGCATCCCACAGCTGCAAGTTTTGGCTCTACTTCTCTAAGTTTAAAGAAGGTATTTACAGCTTTTTCAATGTAATCTTCTTTTAGGAAGCTATGCGCATTAACAATAATGAA
Coding sequences:
- a CDS encoding glycosyltransferase, translating into VSVIITTKNEEKYIGKLLESLVLQTYPKDKFEVLVIDALSNDLTLHIINTYKKKLNLKIVSICECSRPQAWNIGIDNAQGNYFIIVNAHSFLKEDYIEKAVNTFFKLREVEPKLAAVGCKLTYLYENIFSKMISLLYSSFFSGANTARYTKKPHFSDTATFALYDKQIVVENGKFDEDFLIGEDYELSWRLRLKGYKLYTNPEIIAYYHLRRNFKAFIKQTYNYAVARGLLVRKGYRKINWRYPSTYWFIPVVFFGYNVFFLLYTFFLGFHIVIVMPMLIYWVSALIVSIKIVIREKTLIGLSLPPLYFIFHNILGLGLLSGLLFGKKAFHV
- a CDS encoding glycosyltransferase, whose product is MKTKNISNQANILMLLSNPAAYDPRPLKEAISLIKNGYNVIFLAWDREGNYSKFEHSKNLTVKRFKFKARYGHNPKTILGFLFYYFWCIINFFTLDFSFIHCHDADTLLCGIFIKILKRRHVKLVYDMHDHPIIFFEKFPMSPFWIKITLTLAKRYADHIIVVNDGFVNYLLKFGFNKERITVIMNVPRKSPGLMRKTFENKNKFTIFYYGNIELDRGVLNLIKVVKDLKNVRRL
- a CDS encoding glycosyltransferase family 4 protein; the protein is MNKIVMVVSSASKHDPRVYREAKSLIERGFNLTVYAWDRKCSHPTSELKEGIFFELFQVKLRHRNLFEFSIGLVMFWLYAFLKVLMQNVSVIHCHDFDTVPVGILVKLFKHNVKIIYDAHEIYPEMVKAEIPYALYVLLRWIDKVFTRIADCVIVPSEERKKFYSGAKRVIVVPNVSKFVDIPTNREDKKRDFIIFYGGGLSESTGILLMIRAVLHIPGVKLVLAGDGPLKNAIQKISKKSDKILYLGVIPYQKLLENLASADATFVFYSPTNLNNIYSASNKFFDAMMMGVPIIVNEESIHSRIVKKYNCGLVVPYGNIRSLENAILKLKNDATLRERFGKNGRRAFKENFEWDLYEKELIKCYQELLTERLRVKRYVS